A DNA window from uncultured Methanoregula sp. contains the following coding sequences:
- a CDS encoding PAS domain S-box protein, whose product MRNGSSKKKKTDLQDTAGSPVTREEPASDVLLENESILRSFFDSAGVMRGIVEVIAEDDVLHITDNAVTASFLSLTTDDMRNRRGSDLGEPQDLLRMWVRQYTKSQKTKKPVTFEYLDTRGRLEAWLLVTVSYLGTPPHGNPRFAYVILDITDRKRAETALHEEKKRTLAILEGIADTFYSLDEEWRFVLVNPAAEKAPFGRPAEELLGRVIWDLYPDLVGTPIHRHYLDAAEKLTLEHYEAQSPLNGRWYEVFLKGRQGGVDVCMRDITDRRVAEKSLQESELRYRTVADFTLDWEFWIDPEGKFIYISPSAETILGIPIGRYATIRSLLIDVVYPDDLPRQLAHLEEELGGAGPFETTFRIVRPGGEVRWISHVCRPIHDPDGVFLGTRGSNRDITEHRAAEEALARSNTKLSEVLESIQDDFYVLDRDWKFVFANRRFTSRMGKEPADFLGNCIWDMFPEHHGTVLEKNFYSAMELREIRRFEVSGKYTSSWYSMTVFPSREGITVLGTDITERRQTEEALRLSEEKYRTIFETTNEGIWIVDADRRTTFVNERMARMLGYSPEEMIGRSYRDFVDEESAAVSDRITIERKKGISSSIEYRFQKKDKTSLWTFVNAQPLFDKNGNFAGSLSMISDITLWKMAEEAMRRSEAEHKIATAVEAERHRLYGVLETLPVYVCLLDEDYRMPFANRYFREAFGDPKELRCYDALFGKNKPCEICETYTVMKTRSPHHWFWTGPNGRDYDIYDFPFTDTDGTFMILEMGIDITERKTAEAALKKANAYNRSLIEASLDPLVTINRDGIIGDVNEATIRVTGFSREELVGTDFSTYFTEPKKAKAGYETVFRDGSVTDYALEIRHRDGQVTPVLYNATVYRDADGKITAAFAAARDITERKKAEEALQKAHDLLEKRVKDRTLELVQSNTQLKEEISQRRLAESLVKKTVSELHAAIESTADGIYVVDRAGRIIRYNQNFASMWKIPDELLMSGENRAVSDYLRTQVKNPGLFSESDEHAPPKDRETYDMLELNDGRIFERYSKPQKMDAAIIGRVMSYRDVTDRRHAEEKLIASLHEKETLIREIHHRVKNNLQIISGLLDMTRMRTPDNTTHGILTDMMMKIKTMAQIHTRLYESKQFDRINMGSQIRDQVADLSNIYGRSGTEIQCEINAQDIFLPVDQAIPCALVANEILSNAFKHAFRGRKHGMLNVSLTRTDDHIRIVIRDDGHGIPKGMDVYRTNSLGLKLIRSLVLQLNGTVQISGDNGTEVLVEFPLNCGGT is encoded by the coding sequence ATGAGGAACGGGAGCAGCAAAAAGAAAAAAACGGATCTGCAGGATACCGCGGGGTCTCCTGTTACCCGTGAGGAGCCGGCTTCGGATGTCCTGCTGGAGAACGAATCCATCCTGCGCAGTTTTTTCGATTCCGCCGGAGTCATGCGGGGCATTGTTGAAGTGATTGCCGAAGATGACGTGCTGCATATCACGGACAATGCCGTGACCGCCTCTTTTCTCAGCCTGACGACGGATGATATGAGAAACCGGCGGGGTTCGGACCTGGGCGAACCTCAGGATCTTCTCCGGATGTGGGTACGCCAGTATACAAAAAGCCAGAAGACAAAAAAACCGGTAACTTTCGAATACCTGGACACGCGGGGAAGATTGGAGGCCTGGCTTCTTGTCACGGTCAGCTACCTGGGAACGCCCCCACACGGAAACCCCCGGTTTGCTTATGTGATTCTCGACATTACCGACCGGAAGCGGGCGGAAACGGCGCTGCACGAGGAGAAGAAGAGGACTCTCGCAATTCTTGAGGGTATTGCAGATACGTTCTATTCGCTGGACGAAGAATGGCGCTTTGTCCTTGTGAATCCTGCCGCCGAGAAGGCACCGTTCGGCAGGCCGGCAGAGGAGCTGCTCGGCAGGGTCATCTGGGATCTTTATCCGGATCTCGTGGGGACCCCGATCCACCGGCATTATCTCGATGCTGCGGAAAAACTCACGCTCGAGCACTATGAAGCACAATCCCCGCTGAACGGGCGGTGGTACGAAGTTTTCTTGAAAGGCCGGCAGGGAGGGGTCGATGTCTGCATGCGGGACATCACGGACCGGCGGGTTGCCGAGAAGTCTCTCCAGGAGAGCGAACTGAGGTACCGCACGGTAGCGGACTTCACCCTGGACTGGGAATTCTGGATCGATCCGGAAGGGAAATTCATCTATATCTCGCCGTCGGCCGAGACCATTCTGGGAATACCGATCGGGAGGTATGCGACCATCAGGTCTCTCCTCATCGATGTCGTGTACCCGGACGATCTACCTCGCCAGCTGGCCCACCTTGAAGAAGAACTGGGTGGAGCCGGTCCGTTCGAGACGACATTCCGGATCGTAAGGCCCGGCGGAGAGGTGCGCTGGATAAGCCATGTCTGCCGGCCGATCCATGATCCGGACGGGGTTTTCCTCGGGACACGGGGATCGAACCGGGATATCACGGAACACCGTGCAGCAGAAGAAGCCCTGGCCCGCAGCAACACAAAATTGTCCGAAGTCCTGGAGAGCATCCAGGATGATTTTTATGTTCTTGACCGGGACTGGAAATTTGTTTTTGCGAATCGGAGATTCACATCGAGGATGGGAAAAGAGCCCGCAGACTTCCTTGGGAACTGCATCTGGGATATGTTCCCGGAGCACCATGGCACTGTTCTGGAGAAGAACTTTTATTCTGCAATGGAACTGCGGGAGATCCGCCGGTTCGAGGTCAGCGGAAAATATACCAGTTCCTGGTACAGTATGACCGTTTTTCCCTCACGGGAAGGGATCACGGTCCTTGGGACGGATATTACCGAGCGCAGGCAAACCGAGGAGGCACTCCGGCTCAGCGAGGAGAAATACCGGACCATTTTCGAGACAACGAACGAGGGGATCTGGATTGTCGATGCGGACCGCCGGACCACTTTTGTGAACGAGCGGATGGCCCGGATGCTCGGATATTCTCCTGAAGAGATGATCGGCCGGTCGTACCGGGATTTTGTTGATGAGGAATCGGCAGCAGTCTCCGACCGGATCACAATAGAGCGAAAGAAGGGCATCAGTTCTTCGATAGAATACCGGTTCCAGAAAAAAGACAAAACCTCCCTGTGGACGTTTGTCAATGCCCAGCCCCTCTTTGATAAGAACGGAAATTTTGCCGGGTCGCTCTCCATGATCTCGGACATCACCCTCTGGAAAATGGCTGAGGAAGCGATGCGCCGGAGTGAGGCGGAGCACAAAATTGCTACTGCTGTCGAAGCGGAACGACACCGGCTCTACGGTGTTCTTGAAACACTTCCCGTCTATGTCTGCCTGCTCGATGAGGATTACCGGATGCCGTTTGCCAACCGGTATTTCCGCGAGGCTTTTGGCGATCCGAAAGAACTCCGGTGTTACGATGCCCTCTTTGGCAAAAATAAGCCCTGCGAGATCTGCGAGACGTATACGGTCATGAAAACCCGCTCGCCCCATCACTGGTTCTGGACCGGCCCGAACGGCAGGGATTACGACATCTATGATTTCCCCTTCACCGATACCGACGGGACGTTCATGATCCTCGAGATGGGAATCGATATCACAGAGCGGAAGACTGCTGAGGCGGCGCTCAAAAAAGCGAATGCCTATAACCGGAGCCTGATCGAGGCAAGCCTGGACCCGCTCGTGACAATCAACCGCGACGGCATAATCGGCGACGTCAACGAGGCAACGATCCGGGTCACCGGGTTCTCCCGGGAAGAACTCGTCGGGACCGATTTCTCAACCTATTTCACGGAACCGAAAAAAGCCAAGGCCGGGTATGAGACCGTTTTCCGCGATGGATCGGTTACCGATTACGCCCTGGAGATCCGGCACCGGGACGGGCAGGTGACCCCTGTCCTCTACAACGCAACCGTGTACCGGGATGCAGACGGGAAGATCACTGCGGCCTTTGCTGCAGCCCGGGACATCACCGAGCGAAAAAAGGCAGAAGAGGCACTCCAGAAAGCACACGATCTCCTGGAGAAACGGGTGAAAGACCGGACCCTGGAACTGGTGCAGTCCAACACCCAGCTCAAGGAAGAGATCTCCCAGCGCAGGCTGGCAGAATCCCTTGTGAAAAAAACGGTATCCGAACTGCATGCAGCCATTGAGTCCACTGCAGACGGGATATATGTCGTGGACCGGGCCGGGAGGATCATCCGGTACAACCAGAATTTTGCCTCCATGTGGAAGATTCCGGATGAACTGCTGATGAGCGGCGAGAACCGTGCTGTTTCCGATTACTTAAGAACCCAGGTGAAGAATCCCGGGCTGTTCAGCGAGAGCGACGAGCACGCCCCTCCCAAGGACCGCGAGACCTATGACATGCTGGAACTGAACGATGGCAGGATCTTTGAACGCTATTCAAAACCCCAGAAAATGGATGCTGCAATCATCGGCAGGGTGATGAGTTACCGGGATGTTACCGATCGCCGCCATGCCGAGGAGAAGCTGATCGCATCCCTCCATGAGAAGGAGACCCTGATCCGGGAGATCCACCACCGGGTCAAGAACAACCTCCAGATCATATCCGGTCTCCTGGATATGACCCGGATGAGGACGCCCGATAACACGACCCACGGGATCCTCACGGACATGATGATGAAGATCAAGACCATGGCACAGATCCATACGCGGCTGTACGAGAGCAAGCAGTTCGACCGGATCAATATGGGAAGCCAGATCCGGGACCAGGTGGCAGATCTGTCCAATATATACGGCCGTTCAGGTACCGAGATCCAGTGCGAGATTAATGCACAGGACATATTCCTGCCGGTCGACCAGGCAATTCCCTGTGCCCTTGTTGCAAACGAGATCCTCTCCAATGCATTCAAGCATGCGTTCAGGGGAAGAAAGCACGGCATGCTGAATGTCTCGTTAACCCGGACGGACGATCACATCCGTATCGTTATCCGCGATGACGGGCATGGGATTCCCAAAGGTATGGATGTCTACCGGACCAA
- a CDS encoding winged helix-turn-helix domain-containing protein, whose protein sequence is MGTTAGTLTEMRELRAEVTGLRTDLKRFIERANQQHIDGVLLDLKNNYSELFTNHQVENAKTDLSAHMVGDCKMRNKCYEVFMDFLQNTSRHIKEGKVSDEIIQSYREQMKTMRSKGPYDRCDTCFSEVHRLFEKQIDLMQSLGIYAKTPEAGKTSLEIPDDAVKDLLEPVANIQRFQILKSLAVQTRTFSDITQTTGLKGGNLLFHIRKLTDSGMILQRHERGDYVITDKGFRTLTSIADLYHGLNHI, encoded by the coding sequence ATGGGAACGACAGCTGGAACTCTGACAGAAATGCGTGAACTCAGGGCTGAGGTCACCGGGCTTCGTACCGATCTGAAACGGTTCATCGAACGGGCAAACCAGCAGCACATAGACGGAGTTCTTCTGGATCTGAAAAATAATTATTCGGAACTTTTCACAAACCATCAGGTCGAAAATGCGAAAACGGATCTCTCTGCACACATGGTCGGGGACTGCAAGATGAGGAACAAGTGCTACGAGGTATTCATGGATTTTTTACAAAATACTTCGCGGCATATCAAGGAGGGGAAGGTCTCTGATGAGATTATCCAGTCTTACCGCGAGCAGATGAAGACTATGCGGAGTAAGGGTCCGTACGACCGGTGCGATACCTGTTTTTCCGAAGTCCACCGGCTGTTTGAGAAACAAATTGACCTGATGCAGTCTCTCGGAATCTACGCAAAGACCCCTGAGGCCGGAAAGACCAGTCTGGAAATCCCGGATGACGCAGTCAAGGATCTGCTGGAACCTGTCGCGAACATCCAGCGCTTTCAGATTCTCAAGTCCCTTGCAGTTCAGACCCGGACCTTCTCCGATATTACCCAGACAACCGGGCTTAAAGGAGGCAACCTTCTCTTCCATATCAGGAAACTGACGGACTCGGGAATGATCCTCCAGCGCCACGAGCGGGGAGATTATGTCATAACCGACAAAGGATTCAGAACCCTTACCTCTATCGCCGATCTGTACCATGGGCTGAACCATATCTGA
- a CDS encoding MTH865 family protein: MPTWKYTDKDVTKAKAEESLKAIKGACFGCGTHSADCPIASAAGAVSEMIGCESISVKDQIHGQITGALKGAKFPIKTPKDLIAAFPNGAETTCQVGDLKMTAGEAGKLLKASDFPFRNAKAVADVIVDRAGL, translated from the coding sequence ATGCCGACATGGAAGTACACAGACAAAGATGTGACAAAAGCAAAGGCAGAAGAATCCCTCAAGGCGATCAAGGGTGCGTGTTTCGGGTGCGGGACCCACAGCGCTGACTGCCCGATTGCCAGTGCTGCCGGGGCAGTCTCCGAGATGATTGGATGCGAGTCCATATCTGTGAAGGACCAGATTCACGGACAGATTACCGGTGCCCTGAAAGGAGCGAAATTCCCGATCAAAACCCCGAAGGATCTTATTGCAGCGTTTCCGAATGGTGCAGAAACAACCTGCCAGGTCGGAGACCTGAAGATGACTGCCGGCGAGGCAGGAAAACTGCTCAAGGCTTCTGACTTTCCGTTCAGGAATGCAAAGGCTGTTGCCGATGTCATCGTTGACCGGGCAGGATTGTAA
- a CDS encoding KUP/HAK/KT family potassium transporter: MGDNATSSKIVKSLGLVFGDIGTSPIYTVGAILLFLLPTSFNIFGLISLVTWTLFTIITIQYIWLAMSLSDKGEGGTIVLKTLLDSLLKPGITASVVSVLTIIGIALFIGDGVITPAISILSAIEGILLIPGFEEIGQVGILLIAAIIAIGLFLFQRRGTDRVAFAFGPVMVIWFGALAVFGIIAIIGAPQVLFALSPTFAFAFILENGWGSLIVMSAVILCVTGGEALYADMGHLGREPIVKGWIVVFPALVLSYLGQGAYVLMTGSTHNVLFSMVDHISPVIYVPFLILSICATVIASQAMISGMFSIVYQGMTTRILPKMKIEYTSSELQSQVYIDAVNWLLLGAVLVVMFEFRSSENLSAAYGLAVSGSMLISAIMMTIIFLHKKKPVQMILSSALIIIDGLFFISTLFKIPHGAYWSFFIAAIPLIIIVTFILGQEKLHTMLKPVPFAEFLPRYQQSFAALPKIHGTALYFIGDARNLSPYITQVFFQNEILYENNILVSIKVTEKPFGISTTFDSNLGPGLHLFTITAGYMEVVNVVGLLKEREIDEKTIFYGVENIVSDVPLWKLYGIIKKNSPPFIQFYALPPEKIHGVVTRIVM, from the coding sequence ATGGGAGATAATGCCACTTCATCTAAGATCGTCAAATCCCTGGGTCTAGTCTTCGGGGATATCGGGACAAGCCCGATCTACACGGTCGGGGCCATCCTGCTGTTCCTGCTCCCTACAAGCTTCAACATATTTGGACTTATCTCTCTTGTTACGTGGACGTTGTTTACCATCATCACGATCCAGTACATCTGGCTTGCCATGTCGCTCTCCGATAAAGGTGAGGGAGGGACGATTGTCCTCAAAACGCTCCTTGATTCGCTATTGAAACCAGGAATCACCGCATCAGTTGTCTCTGTCCTTACTATCATCGGGATCGCCCTCTTCATAGGTGACGGGGTAATCACTCCGGCCATCAGTATTCTTTCAGCAATTGAGGGCATCCTGCTGATCCCGGGATTTGAAGAGATCGGTCAGGTCGGCATCCTCCTCATTGCGGCTATCATTGCTATCGGGCTATTCCTTTTCCAGCGGAGGGGAACCGACCGGGTGGCATTTGCGTTTGGTCCTGTTATGGTTATCTGGTTTGGTGCACTTGCGGTCTTTGGCATTATCGCTATCATCGGCGCCCCACAGGTGCTATTTGCCCTCAGCCCGACGTTCGCTTTTGCTTTCATTTTGGAAAACGGCTGGGGATCATTAATCGTAATGTCAGCCGTGATACTCTGTGTCACCGGGGGAGAAGCGCTCTATGCCGACATGGGGCACCTTGGCAGGGAGCCGATTGTCAAGGGCTGGATCGTGGTCTTCCCGGCACTTGTGCTCAGTTATCTCGGTCAGGGAGCGTATGTCCTGATGACCGGCAGCACCCATAATGTCCTCTTCTCGATGGTGGATCATATCAGCCCTGTAATATATGTCCCCTTCCTCATCCTCAGCATCTGCGCAACCGTCATCGCATCGCAGGCAATGATCTCCGGCATGTTCTCGATTGTTTACCAGGGAATGACCACCAGGATACTTCCAAAGATGAAGATTGAATACACTTCATCTGAACTGCAATCACAGGTTTATATCGATGCCGTGAACTGGCTTCTGCTTGGCGCAGTGCTGGTCGTGATGTTTGAATTCCGCTCATCTGAAAATCTGTCAGCAGCATACGGTCTGGCCGTTTCGGGCTCGATGCTTATCTCCGCTATTATGATGACGATCATTTTCCTGCACAAGAAAAAGCCGGTTCAGATGATCCTCTCCAGCGCGCTCATCATCATTGACGGATTGTTCTTCATCTCAACGCTGTTCAAGATCCCGCACGGCGCCTACTGGTCGTTCTTTATCGCGGCCATTCCCCTCATCATCATTGTCACGTTCATCCTTGGGCAGGAGAAACTCCATACTATGCTCAAGCCGGTCCCGTTTGCAGAGTTTCTCCCAAGGTACCAGCAGAGTTTTGCGGCCCTTCCGAAGATTCATGGGACCGCACTTTACTTTATCGGTGATGCCAGGAATCTGTCCCCCTACATCACCCAGGTCTTTTTCCAGAATGAGATCCTGTACGAGAATAATATTCTCGTATCGATCAAGGTAACCGAAAAACCGTTTGGTATCAGCACAACGTTTGATTCCAATCTTGGTCCGGGTCTCCATCTCTTCACGATCACAGCCGGATATATGGAAGTTGTCAACGTGGTCGGGCTCTTAAAGGAACGGGAAATTGATGAGAAGACCATATTCTACGGTGTTGAAAATATTGTAAGCGACGTCCCCCTCTGGAAACTGTATGGGATCATTAAAAAGAATTCCCCGCCGTTCATCCAGTTCTATGCCCTGCCCCCGGAGAAGATTCACGGGGTTGTGACAAGAATCGTGATGTGA
- a CDS encoding cation:proton antiporter, translating to MDAAVTVLFLGLLIFLGNILSRFFTLTKIPDVLFLIAIGILVGPFLGLVAPSAFGVVGPLFTMVTLAIILFEGGLHITIETLKKSITGTTAITVANFVVITVICIVIMTCWAGFSIIEACMLGAILGGTSSAVVIPFTNYLNIKNDTKAILALESAISDVLCIVVLLALLDVVKFQEFNIGHLAGNLLSSFLIAIIIGVVAGIWWSSVYHKLASIKSIFITPAFVFIVFGFVSLLGFSGAIAALALGLTLGNLNYFKAEKILPFLGEDVTQVELTPIETEFFAQLVSLLKTFFFIYIGISIHFTNMNIIYIGALLTIIIYLARIVIVWFTIPRNIPASDAAIVAVMEPKGLAAAVLASLPLEAGVAAGQAIQDVTYIVIFFSILVCSILIFLLERTAFSRAYRKLFWMFGKEAPTS from the coding sequence ATGGATGCAGCAGTAACCGTCCTGTTTCTCGGTCTTCTCATATTCCTTGGCAATATCCTCTCCCGGTTTTTTACACTCACCAAGATTCCCGACGTGCTCTTCCTGATCGCCATCGGTATCCTCGTTGGACCGTTCCTGGGCCTTGTTGCCCCTTCAGCCTTCGGTGTTGTCGGTCCGCTCTTTACCATGGTCACGCTCGCCATCATCCTCTTCGAAGGTGGCCTGCACATAACAATTGAGACCTTAAAAAAATCCATTACCGGGACAACCGCCATCACGGTTGCCAATTTCGTGGTAATAACCGTCATCTGCATCGTGATCATGACCTGCTGGGCAGGATTCTCCATCATCGAAGCCTGCATGCTCGGGGCAATCCTTGGCGGCACGTCGTCTGCGGTTGTCATCCCGTTCACCAATTATCTCAATATCAAGAATGATACGAAAGCCATCCTTGCGCTCGAATCGGCTATCAGCGATGTGCTCTGTATCGTCGTCCTGCTCGCCCTTCTCGATGTGGTGAAATTCCAGGAGTTCAACATCGGCCACCTCGCCGGTAACCTTCTCTCATCGTTCCTGATTGCCATCATCATCGGGGTCGTTGCCGGCATCTGGTGGTCATCCGTATACCATAAACTTGCAAGCATCAAGAGCATCTTCATAACACCGGCCTTTGTCTTCATCGTCTTCGGGTTTGTCAGCCTGCTCGGGTTCTCCGGTGCGATTGCCGCCCTTGCCCTTGGCTTAACCCTGGGGAACCTGAACTACTTCAAGGCCGAGAAAATTCTTCCGTTCCTTGGGGAGGATGTCACCCAGGTCGAACTCACTCCCATAGAAACGGAATTTTTCGCCCAGCTCGTTTCCCTGCTGAAGACCTTCTTCTTCATCTATATCGGCATCTCGATTCACTTCACGAACATGAACATCATCTACATCGGGGCCCTGCTCACGATCATCATCTACCTTGCCAGGATCGTTATCGTCTGGTTCACCATTCCCCGGAACATTCCTGCATCGGATGCGGCGATTGTCGCGGTTATGGAACCCAAGGGACTCGCAGCAGCAGTTCTTGCGTCACTGCCCCTTGAAGCGGGTGTTGCAGCAGGACAGGCAATCCAGGATGTGACATATATCGTGATATTCTTCAGTATCCTTGTCTGTTCGATCCTGATCTTCCTGTTAGAGAGGACCGCCTTTTCAAGGGCTTACCGGAAATTATTCTGGATGTTTGGGAAAGAGGCCCCCACCTCCTGA
- a CDS encoding MASE3 domain-containing protein, with protein MVIIVQLSALLPSVRKALHPVNLLHGAIAAAILIVLYLISLENYILFHGIVELAGIAVAFSIFIIVWNTRRNINDTFFLIVGISFLFFGSLDLLHTLAYKGMGVFYGNSSDLPTQLWIAARYFQSITFFAATLFIGRSITRDRKYDTEIIIGACTAACALIIASIFVWQNFPACFIEGTGLTPFKIASEYIISLILIATIAILYWKRDHFDPAVWKLLIAAQVFLILGELAFTSYASVYGFMNMLGHLFRLASVYYFYRVFVVVGLTRPYDLVLRELRKEECHIQDSEKRYRTLFENMLEGFAYCRMIYDDRGRPADWEYLVVNKAFGQLTGLENVTGKRVLEVLPDIRTLTPDLFETYGHVAATGKPETFEIDFKPLQMWMKVSVFSPEKGYFVAVFEDISKRKQAELALQKTTEELNQFFAVALDLLCIADTEGNFHKLNRAWETTLGYSLDELMKHRFLDLVHPDDVKSTLEAVAELKKQQAVIGFENRYRCSDGTYIWIEWRSFPSGDLIYAAARDITERKRAEEELRKARDFYLKILDDFPNPVWRADVNAKCDYFNRDWLSFTGRTLEQELGDGWTEGVHPDDLDRCVKIYLDHFKARQPFGMEYRLRYHDGTYRWLFDSGKPLYSDGGTFIGYIGSCYDIQDRRLAEEALRQVNRKLNLLSSITRHDIRNQLLALNAYIGLSEESLDRPAELREFIRKEQKIADSITRQIDFTKDYENLGVNTPLWQNVNAVVRDAGTALPIRNIALETRCPNLEVFADPLLEKVFYNLIENTLRYGGEKLTAIRVTAHEGVGVLRIIYEDDGNGISADDKRQLFTKGFGKHTGLGLFLSREILSITGITITETGEPGKGARFEMTIPEGVYRFAEGR; from the coding sequence GTGGTGATAATCGTTCAGTTGTCTGCATTGCTCCCGTCTGTCAGGAAAGCGCTTCATCCGGTCAACCTGCTTCACGGAGCAATAGCCGCCGCAATCCTGATCGTTTTGTATCTCATAAGTCTTGAGAACTACATCCTCTTTCACGGGATCGTTGAACTTGCCGGAATCGCCGTTGCCTTCTCCATCTTCATCATTGTCTGGAACACCCGCAGGAATATCAATGATACGTTTTTTCTGATTGTCGGGATCTCGTTTCTTTTTTTCGGGAGTCTCGATCTCCTCCATACTCTCGCGTACAAAGGGATGGGGGTATTTTATGGCAACAGTTCTGATCTCCCCACCCAGCTCTGGATAGCAGCCAGGTACTTCCAGAGCATCACCTTCTTTGCTGCAACCCTTTTCATCGGGCGATCGATCACTCGGGACCGGAAATACGATACAGAAATAATCATTGGAGCCTGCACTGCAGCCTGTGCCCTTATCATTGCCAGTATCTTTGTCTGGCAGAACTTCCCGGCATGTTTTATTGAGGGAACCGGGCTTACCCCGTTCAAGATTGCAAGCGAGTACATCATCTCGCTCATCCTGATTGCCACGATCGCGATCCTGTACTGGAAACGCGATCACTTCGATCCTGCGGTCTGGAAACTGCTCATCGCTGCCCAGGTGTTCCTCATCCTCGGGGAACTGGCCTTCACTTCGTACGCGAGTGTGTACGGGTTCATGAACATGCTCGGGCATCTCTTCCGGCTTGCTTCGGTCTACTACTTCTACCGGGTGTTCGTGGTTGTGGGCCTGACCCGGCCGTACGACCTTGTCCTGCGGGAACTCCGAAAGGAAGAATGCCACATACAGGACAGCGAGAAGAGATACCGGACCCTGTTTGAGAATATGCTGGAGGGGTTTGCCTACTGCCGGATGATCTATGATGACCGGGGCAGGCCCGCTGACTGGGAGTATCTTGTGGTCAACAAGGCATTCGGGCAGCTGACCGGCCTTGAGAATGTTACCGGCAAACGGGTGCTCGAAGTGCTACCGGATATCCGCACACTCACCCCCGATCTCTTTGAAACGTACGGGCACGTGGCCGCAACCGGCAAACCGGAAACGTTCGAGATCGATTTCAAACCCCTGCAGATGTGGATGAAGGTCTCGGTCTTCAGTCCCGAGAAGGGCTATTTTGTCGCGGTCTTTGAGGATATCTCCAAGCGCAAGCAGGCAGAACTGGCCCTGCAAAAAACAACCGAGGAACTCAACCAGTTCTTTGCTGTTGCCCTCGACCTGCTCTGTATTGCCGACACAGAGGGAAATTTCCACAAACTGAACCGGGCCTGGGAAACCACGCTGGGGTACTCCCTGGACGAACTGATGAAGCACCGGTTTTTGGACCTGGTGCATCCCGACGATGTAAAAAGTACTCTTGAGGCAGTTGCTGAACTGAAAAAACAGCAGGCCGTGATCGGTTTTGAGAACCGGTACCGGTGCAGCGATGGAACCTATATCTGGATCGAATGGCGGTCTTTTCCTTCCGGAGACCTGATCTATGCCGCTGCCAGGGATATTACCGAACGCAAACGGGCCGAGGAAGAGCTGAGGAAAGCCCGGGACTTCTATTTGAAAATCCTTGACGATTTCCCGAACCCGGTCTGGCGGGCGGATGTGAATGCCAAATGCGATTACTTCAACAGAGACTGGCTTTCGTTTACCGGTCGCACCCTTGAGCAGGAACTCGGGGACGGATGGACTGAGGGCGTGCATCCGGATGATCTCGACCGGTGCGTGAAGATCTACCTCGACCATTTCAAGGCACGGCAACCGTTCGGCATGGAGTACCGGCTCCGGTACCATGACGGAACCTACCGCTGGCTCTTCGACAGCGGCAAGCCCCTGTATTCTGACGGGGGGACGTTCATCGGCTACATCGGGTCCTGCTATGATATCCAGGATCGCAGGCTTGCAGAAGAGGCACTCCGGCAGGTGAACCGTAAACTGAACCTGCTCTCCAGCATCACACGGCATGATATCAGGAACCAGCTGCTGGCGCTCAATGCCTATATCGGCCTTAGTGAAGAGTCGCTGGACAGGCCGGCAGAACTCCGGGAGTTTATCAGAAAAGAGCAGAAGATCGCAGATTCCATTACCCGGCAGATCGATTTCACCAAGGATTATGAGAACCTGGGGGTGAACACTCCACTCTGGCAGAATGTGAATGCGGTGGTCCGGGATGCAGGAACTGCGCTCCCGATCCGCAATATCGCTCTTGAGACCCGGTGCCCGAATCTTGAAGTGTTTGCTGATCCCCTGCTTGAAAAAGTGTTTTACAATCTCATTGAGAACACCCTGCGTTACGGGGGCGAGAAGCTGACCGCAATCCGCGTTACTGCGCACGAGGGAGTCGGGGTTCTCCGGATCATCTATGAAGATGATGGCAACGGGATCAGTGCCGATGACAAAAGACAGCTGTTCACGAAAGGTTTTGGCAAGCATACGGGTCTTGGGCTCTTCCTCTCCCGCGAGATCCTGTCAATCACCGGCATCACCATCACCGAGACGGGCGAGCCGGGGAAAGGTGCGAGATTCGAGATGACGATCCCGGAAGGTGTATACCGCTTTGCCGAAGGCCGGTAA